Part of the Paludisphaera borealis genome, GCAACTTCCACGGCGAAGACCCTTACGCCGAGTTCGCCGAGATCGCGCCCTACGCCGTCAACGTCCAGGTCAAGACCGAGATCCTACGCAAAGGAGCCTCCACCAAGGAGGAAGCCGACCTCCGCCGGATCATCAACATCCTAGAACGCGCCCAGTACTCGGGCTACGTCGTGCTCGAATACGAGGCCGAGGAAGACCCCCTCACCGCGATCCCGCGATACGCCCGGCAACTGCGCGATCTGATCTGAGCCGATATTCACGTCCGGATTGCGTCCGTGCTGGGGGCTTTCGTCACAGCCTTGCGCAGCGAGTCCGGGCGTGCGGTTCGCGCTGCGGCCTCAGGCGGTCTCCGTTCTCCCCGCAAGGCTCGCGACCACCGCCACGAGTTCCTCCGGGTCGACCGGTTTTGCCACGTGCGTCTGGAACCCCGCGAACAGCGCCAGCCTCCGGTCGTCGGCGCGGGCGAACGCCGTCAGCGCGGCGGCTGGCAGTTCCCGGGGCGACCGCTTCGCCCTGACCTGGCGGATGAAGTCGTAGCCGTCCTCGTCGGGCATGCCGACGTCGCTTACGATCACGTCCGGGCCGAACTCCTCGACGAGTTGGAGCGCCTCCTGCGCCGACGAGGCCAGGGCGACCTCCGCCTTGCAATCCGAGAGCACCCTCCGGATCAAGTTGCGAGCGTCCGGCTCGTCGTCCAGCACGAGAACCTTGACGCCCTCCAGCATATGATCCTTGCACAGTTCCTCGGCCTGGTCCCAGGACCTCGGCCGGGTCTCGGAGTGTGAGGGCTGCTCCGGGTGCACGACCGTAATCGGCAGGGTCACGATGAAGGTCGCCCCTTGTCCTTCCCCCTGGCTCTTGGCACGCACTGCGCCCCCGTGCAACTCGACGAGGTGCTTGACGATGGCCAACCCCAGTCCGAGGCCGCCGTGACGTCGCGTCGTGCTGGAATCGGCCTGAAGGAATCGGTCGAAGACGTACGGCAGGAACTCCGGGCTGATCCCCACCCCGGTGTCGACGACACTGATCTCAAGGTGAGAGTTCACGCGTTCGAGCAGCACCTGGACCTTGCCGCCGCCCGGGGTGAATTTCACCGCGTTGGACAGCAGGTTCCAGACGATCTGCTGCAACCGCGCCGGGTCGCCCGAGACCCGACCGGCGAGCGAGTCGAGGAGTTTTCGGATGGAGACGCTCTTCGCCGCCGCAATGGGCGACACGGAGGCGATCGCCGCCTCGACGACCTCCTGGATGACGACGCTCCGGACCTCCAACTTGAGGTTGCCGGAGACGATCCGGGAGACGTCGAGCAGATCCTCGATGATCTGGACTTGTGAGACCGCGTTGCGCACGATGGCGTCCAACCCGTTCCGCACGTCTTCCTCGCCGGCCCGGCCGGAGCGGAGGATCTTGGCCCAACCCAGGATTGCGTTCAGCGGCGTACGAAGCTCATGGCTTAGCGTGGCGAGGAAATCGTCCTTCACGCGGTTGGCGGTCTCGGCCTCGCTGCGGGCCGCCCGTTCCGCCACCTCCGATCGCTTCCGGTCGTTGATGTCGGTGTTGGTCCCGAACCATTTGGTCACTCGTCCCTTTGCGTCGCGGACCGGCCTTGCCCGCGAGAGATGCCAGCAATACTCGCCGCTACGCTTGTTCATGACGCGCTGCTCGACTTCGAACGGTTCGCCGGAGTCGACGCTCCGGGCCCAGGCTTCCAGCGATCTCGGTAGATCGTCGGGATGGACGACGTTCGTCCACTGCACGACTCCGTTTTCCACGGGGATATCGCCGGCGAACTCGCGGGTCTGGGTGTTCACGTAATCAAGCGCGCCGTCGGGCCGAGCCGTCCAGACCTGCTGAGGCAGGACGTCGGTGAGCTGCCGCAGGTGCTCCTCGCTCTCCTTCAGCGCCGCCGCCGTGCGATTCCGCTCGGTGACGTCGCGGGCGACCTTAGAAGCCCCGACGATCATGCCCTCGCCGTTCCGGATCGGCGAGACGGTGATCGACAGGTCGAGGATCCGGCCGTCCTTCGTCCGACGTCGGGTCTCGAAATGCTCCACCCGCTCGCCTCGGCGGATCTTCGACAGGATACGGGCGATATCGTCGTCGTAACCGGGCGGCGTCAGAAGGGTGATATGCCGGCCGATGATCTCGTCGGCGGAATAGCCGAAGATCCGCTCCGCCGATCGGTTCCAGCTGGTGATGACGCCGTTGAGGTCCTTGCCGACGATGGCGTCGTCCGAGGAGGCGACGATGGCGGCGAGCGTCTGGCTCTCAATCTGGGCGTTCTTTCGGTCGGTGACGTCGGAGACGATCCCGGCCATCCGCAGCGGCGTGCCGTCCGTCGCACGGCTCATCCGGCCGATCATCTCCACCCAACGAAGCGAGCCGTCGCTGCGATGGAACCGGCCCGTGTAGTAGAACCGCCCTGTGCGAGCCGCCTCCGCCAGGGCCCACTGATAGGCGGCCGCGTCGTCAGGATGCGCAACCTTGGCGGCGTACTCGGCGGCGTTGATCGGGCTGTCTTCGCGCGTGCGTCCGAAGATCCGGTAGATCTGGTCGTTTTCCCAGTGGACTGTGTCTGTCCGGGCGTCCCACTCGAAGACGCCCACCCCCGCGGCTTCGGCCGCCAACCTCAGGCAGATTTCGCTGCTGCGGACCGCGTCGTCGTAGGTACTCGCGGCGGTTTCTTCTTGAGTCCGCCCGACTCCAGACGCGGGCTCGCGTGATGATTCGCCGTTGGTGACGTCCTGAGACATGGCTGTTCCAAAATCCAGATGGCGGGATCACGCACTCGTTGCACATGACGAACGCTCGGTTCGTCAGCCGCGCCCTTAGTTGCAGGCAATTACTGCGCCGTCGAGCATCATGAAACGATAGGATGACGGAATAACGAACGCAATCCCCTTCGATCGTGACCTTGCGAGTCGATCAGGCGGCGTCTAACATGGAGCGTTCGCGTTCTGGACGACGGAACGACGGAACATCGACGGCCTGTCCGCCACGCCACCTGATCCGGCAAGGAGCCCATGCAGTACAACCCGGCCAACCCGCTGATCGTGCAGGGGGATCGGACGATCCTCCTGGAAGTGGACAATCCGTTGCACGCCGAGGCCCGCGATACGATCGCGCCCTTCGCCGAACTGGAGAAGAGCCCCGAGCACATCCACACGTATCGGCTGACGCCGCTTTCGCTCTGGAACGCGGCCGCGGCCGGCGTCAGCGCCGACGAGATGATCGCGGGCCTGGAAACCTACTCGAAGTTTCCGCTTCCGCCCAACCTTCCGGCCGACCTCCGCGACATGGTCAGCCGGTATGGGCGGGTGAAGCTTCAGCGGATCGACGGCCAGCTTCGGCTGATCACGACGGACCAGCCGCTCATCGAGGAGCTTTCGCGCCAGCGCGGGGTTCGCGAGTACCTGGGCGAGCGGCTCGACGCCGTCAGTTTCGCCGTCGAAGACCTCGACCGCGGCGTACTCAAGCAAGGGCTGATCGCCGTCGGCTACCCGGCCGAAGACCTCGCCGGCTACGCGCAAGGCGCCGCCCTCGCGGTCGAGCTTCGCGAGACGATGCGATCGGGCGGCAAGTTCGTGGTTCGTGACTACCAGCGCGGCGCCGTCGACACGTTCCACGCCGGCGGCGACGTCAAGGGGGGCTCGGGCGTGATCGTCCTGCCTTGCGGCGCGGGGAAGACCATCGTCGGCATCGCGGCCCTGGCGGCGATCAAGACCGAGACCCTCATCCTGACCACCAGCACCACCGCCGTCGAGCAGTGGAAGCGCGAGGTTCTCGACAAGACCGACCTCGACGAGTCGCAGGTCGCCACCTACACCGGCGACTCCAAGGGGATCGCCCCGGTGACCCTGGCGACCTACCAGATCGTCACCTACCGACCCAAGAAGGACGGCGACTTCCCGCACTTCGGCCTCTTCAACCAGCGCGACTGGGGCCTGATCATTTATGACGAGGTCCACCTCTTGCCCGCGCCCGTCTTCCGGATCACCGCCGACATCCAGGCGCGGCGACGCCTCGGCCTGACCGCCACCCTCGTCCGCGAAGACCATCGCGAGGAAGACGTCTTCAGCCTGATCGGCCCCAAGAAGTACGACGTCCCCTGGCGCGTGCTCGAATCGAAGGGCTGGATCGCCGAGGCGCAGTGCCACGAAGTCCGGCTCGGGCTGCCGCCGGCGCTCCGCATGGAATACGCCATCGCCGAGTGGCGCGACAAGTTCCGGCTGGCCAGCGAGAGCCCGACCAAGGACGACCTCGTCGAACTGCTGCTCGAGCACCACAATCACCCTGAGGATCGCGTGCTGGTGATCGGCCAGTACATCAAGCAGCTCCGCCGGATCTCCGAGCGGTTCGACATCCCGATCATCACGGGCTCGACCACGAATTCCGAGCGTGAAGACCTTTACGGCCGGTTCCGCGCCGGGGCGATCCGCCGGCTGGTGCTGTCGAAGGTCGGCAACTTCGCCATCGACCTGCCCGACGCCAACGTGATGGTCCAGGTGTCGGGCACGTTCGGGAGCCGACAGGAGGAGGCGCAGCGGCTGGGCCGAATCCTCCGTCCCAAGGAGGGCGAGCGGCCCGCGTGTTTCTATACACTCGTAACGCGCGACACCCGCGAGATGGACTTCGCGCACCATCGCCAGCTCTTCTTGACCGAGCAAGGCTACAGCTACGAGATCGTCGACGAATCCGAGCTTTCCGCGCGGCTGCTGGCCGCGTCGGAACCGGCCGGATGACGGCTCACCGTGTTCTCGAGCGGACCGCCGCGAAGCTCACCACTGGACCCTGACCCCGACCTGGACCCGCCCTGATGACACGAGCGATCGCCCGGATTCCTGTCAAGCTACATAAGAACGTGACGTTGATACGCACGTCCGAGCCCGTGCTCGCCGAAGAGTTACTGGCCAGGAAGACGCTCGCGCGGCTAATCCTCGCGAGGCTCTCCGAGACGATCCTGCTGGTCAAGCCCGACGAGGCCGACGCGGCCGTCGACGAGCTGAGAAAAATGGGCCAGACA contains:
- a CDS encoding DNA repair helicase XPB, translated to MQYNPANPLIVQGDRTILLEVDNPLHAEARDTIAPFAELEKSPEHIHTYRLTPLSLWNAAAAGVSADEMIAGLETYSKFPLPPNLPADLRDMVSRYGRVKLQRIDGQLRLITTDQPLIEELSRQRGVREYLGERLDAVSFAVEDLDRGVLKQGLIAVGYPAEDLAGYAQGAALAVELRETMRSGGKFVVRDYQRGAVDTFHAGGDVKGGSGVIVLPCGAGKTIVGIAALAAIKTETLILTTSTTAVEQWKREVLDKTDLDESQVATYTGDSKGIAPVTLATYQIVTYRPKKDGDFPHFGLFNQRDWGLIIYDEVHLLPAPVFRITADIQARRRLGLTATLVREDHREEDVFSLIGPKKYDVPWRVLESKGWIAEAQCHEVRLGLPPALRMEYAIAEWRDKFRLASESPTKDDLVELLLEHHNHPEDRVLVIGQYIKQLRRISERFDIPIITGSTTNSEREDLYGRFRAGAIRRLVLSKVGNFAIDLPDANVMVQVSGTFGSRQEEAQRLGRILRPKEGERPACFYTLVTRDTREMDFAHHRQLFLTEQGYSYEIVDESELSARLLAASEPAG
- a CDS encoding PAS domain-containing hybrid sensor histidine kinase/response regulator, translating into MSQDVTNGESSREPASGVGRTQEETAASTYDDAVRSSEICLRLAAEAAGVGVFEWDARTDTVHWENDQIYRIFGRTREDSPINAAEYAAKVAHPDDAAAYQWALAEAARTGRFYYTGRFHRSDGSLRWVEMIGRMSRATDGTPLRMAGIVSDVTDRKNAQIESQTLAAIVASSDDAIVGKDLNGVITSWNRSAERIFGYSADEIIGRHITLLTPPGYDDDIARILSKIRRGERVEHFETRRRTKDGRILDLSITVSPIRNGEGMIVGASKVARDVTERNRTAAALKESEEHLRQLTDVLPQQVWTARPDGALDYVNTQTREFAGDIPVENGVVQWTNVVHPDDLPRSLEAWARSVDSGEPFEVEQRVMNKRSGEYCWHLSRARPVRDAKGRVTKWFGTNTDINDRKRSEVAERAARSEAETANRVKDDFLATLSHELRTPLNAILGWAKILRSGRAGEEDVRNGLDAIVRNAVSQVQIIEDLLDVSRIVSGNLKLEVRSVVIQEVVEAAIASVSPIAAAKSVSIRKLLDSLAGRVSGDPARLQQIVWNLLSNAVKFTPGGGKVQVLLERVNSHLEISVVDTGVGISPEFLPYVFDRFLQADSSTTRRHGGLGLGLAIVKHLVELHGGAVRAKSQGEGQGATFIVTLPITVVHPEQPSHSETRPRSWDQAEELCKDHMLEGVKVLVLDDEPDARNLIRRVLSDCKAEVALASSAQEALQLVEEFGPDVIVSDVGMPDEDGYDFIRQVRAKRSPRELPAAALTAFARADDRRLALFAGFQTHVAKPVDPEELVAVVASLAGRTETA